Below is a window of Nocardioides sp. S-1144 DNA.
CCGAAGATCACCGAGCCCTCGTAGCCGTGCGCGGCGAACAGGCCGACCAATCCGGTGCTCAGCTCGCCGAGCCGGGCCACGGGGACCGCGACGTCCTCGAGCAGTGCGTTGGTGCCCGCGGGCCGGGCGCCGGCGACGGCGCTGAAGAGCCCCTTGCGCGTGCGCCACAGGCGACCGCGCTCGACCGGGTCGCCGGTCAGCTCGAGCGGGACCGAGAGGGGGAGCCCGGCCAGCGGGCCCTCGGCGTCGGCCCGCAGCGACGCGAGCTCCTCGGTCGTCGCGGCCTGGAGCTCGACCAGCAGCGCCGCGTGCTCGCCCACGCCGGCCGCGTCGAGCCGGCCGATCGCCTCGGGCCGCTGCGGGTCCAGCGCGGCGACCCGCAGGGAGGCGGCGTCCAGCAGCTCGGCGGTCGCGACGCCGGTCGCCAGGATCTCCGGCACCAGCGCCGAGGCGGTCGCGAGGTCGGGGAGCACGAGCAGCCCGGTCGCCGCGTGCGGCAGCACCTCGACGGTGCGCAGGACGGCCGAGGCGACGAAGCCGAGGGTCCCCTCGCTGCCGACCATCAGCTTGACCAGCACGTCGACCGGGTCGTCGGCGTCGAGGAAGGCGTTGAGGCCGTAGCCCATCGTGTTCTTGATCGCGAAGAGCCGGCGCAGGGTCGCGACCGACGCGGCGTCGCCGCGGACGCGGTCGCGCAGCCGCAGCAGCCCCTCGTGCAGGTCCGGCTCGGCCGACCGCAGCGCCCGGTCGGCGTCCGGTGCCGCGGTGTCGACCACGGTGCCCGACGGCAGCACGACGACCATCGACTCGACGGTGGCGTAGGAGCTCAGCTCGGTGCCGCACTGCATGCCGGAGGAGTTGTTGGCGATGACGCCGCCGAGGGTGCAGGCGATCTCGGAGGCCGGGTCCGGCCCGATCTTGCGACGGTACGGCGCCAGGCGGGCGTTGACGGCCCGGACCGTCACGCCCGGCTGCACGCGGACCCGGGCGCCGCCGTCCAGCACCTCGACGGCACCGGCGCCCGCGAAGGCGTGCCGGACGTCGACCAGCACGCTGTCGCTGAGCGCCTGGCCCGACAGCGACGTGCCGCCGCTGCGGAAGGTCAGCGGCACCCCGAGCGCGGCACACGCCCGCATCACCTCGGCGACCTCGCCGGCGTCGCCGGGCGTGGCCACCGCCTGCGGGTGCAGGAGGTAGTGCGAGGCGTCGTGGGCGCGCACCGCCAGGTCGAGCGGGCGCCCGGAGACCCCGCAACCGGAGTCCCCGAGCGCCGCGACCAGCCGGTCGGCCAGGGAGGGCTCGGCCGAGGTGCTCAGAGCTCACCCTTCCCGAGACGGTCGGCGATGTGCTCGGCCTGCCGGATCGCCAGCGCGACGATCGTCAGGGTCGGGTTCGCCGCCGCGCCGGTGGTCATCACCGAGCCGTCGCTGACGAAGAGCCCCGGGACGTCGTGCGCCTCGCCGAAGGCCCCGATCACGCCGTCCTCGGGCCGCGCGCTCATCCGCAGGGTGCCCAGGTTGTGGGTCGCGGGGTAGGGCGGGGTGTGGTGCGTCCCGTTCGCCCCGACGGCCTCGTAGAGCAGGTCGGCGCGCCCGTAGCCGTGCTCACGCATCGCGACGTCGTTCGGGTGGTCGTCGAAGTGGACGTCGGGCACCGGCAGGCCCCACTGGTCCTTCGCGCCGGTGTTGAGGGTGATCCGGTTGCTCTCCTGCGGCAGGTCCTCACCGACGATCCAGAGCCCGGCGGTGGAGGCGTAGGCGTCCATCACCTCGGTGAACTCCCGGCCCCAGGTGCCCGGGTCGACGAACGCCGCGAGGAACGGGACGCCGAGCGACAGGGTCTCCAGGTAGTAGCCGCCGGCGAAGCCGCGCGAGGTGTCGAGGCGGGCCTCGTCGGCGATGATCCCGGCCATCGTCTCGCCGCGGTACATCCGCACCGGCTGGTCGAAGCGGGCGTAGACCGAGCCGGTCGTGTGGCGCATGTAGTTGCGCCCGACCTGGCCCGAGGAGTTCGCCAGGCCGTCGGGGTGCAGGGAGCTGGCGCTCATCAGCAGCAGCCGCGGCGACTCGATCGAGTTGCCGGCGACGCAGACGACCTTGGCCGCCTGCCGGTGCAGGTTGCCGTCCTTGTCGAGGTACAGGACGCCGTTGGCCCGGCCCTGCGCGTCGTGGGTGACCTGCACGGCCTGGCACTGCGTGCGCAGGTCGCACCGCCCGCTCGCGACGGCCCGCGGGACCTCCCGGACCGCGGTGCTCCACTTGGCCGTCGACTTGTCACCCTGGAAGTTGAAGCCGTCCTGGACGCTGGCCGGGCGGCCGTCGTACGGCTCGGCGTTCGTGCCGTAGGGACCGGTCGCGTAGAACTTGTAGCCGACCTTCTCGGCACCGCCGGCGAAGACCTTGTAGTTGTTGTTGGCCGGCAGGGCCGGGCGCCCGTGGCGGTGGGTCGACCCGATCGCGATCTCGGCCTTGTCGTAGTACGGCGCCAGGTCGGCCAGCTCGATCGGCCAGTCGAGCAGGTTGGCGCCCTCGATGTCGCCGTAGTGGGTGCGGCCCTTGAACTCGTACTCCCGGAACCGGGGCGTCGCGCCGGACCAGTGGGTGGTGGAGCCGCCGACGGCCTTGACGATCCAGGCCGGCAGGTTGGGGAAGTCCCGGGTGATCCGGTAGCCGCCGGAGGTGGTGCGGTTGTCGAGCCAGGCCATCTGGTTGAAGGCGGCCCACTCGTCGTTCTCGTAGTCCTCGGGCTTGAGCCAGGCGCCGGCCTCGAGCACCACGCACGGGATCCCGCGCTGGGTGAGCTCGTGGGCGACGGTGCCGCCTCCCGCGCCGGAGCCGATGATGACGACGGCCTCGGTGTTCTTGTCGATCGGCGTGCCGAACTGGTCGCTCATGCCTGGACCTCCTGCGTCTGCTGGGGCTGCTCGGGCTGATCGTGGTCGGCCACCTCGACGAGCTGCTCGGGGCCGTCGTACTCCTCGATGCGCGGGTCGGGCAGCCAGTCGAGGTCGTCGAAGCCGCGGTGCAGGTAGCCACCGTGCTCGAACGACGAGCCCTCGTAGCCCAGCAGCTCCCACACCTCGGGGTCGTTGTAGAGCGTGGTGACCGTGACCCCGCGGATGAACCGGAAGAACTCGGCGTCCTCGATCTCGCGCAGCAGCTTCTCGTCGACCTCCGAGCCGCTCGCGGCGGCGCGCAGCTCGAGGGTGGCCAGTCCGCGCTCGAGCGCGAGACGGTGCCAGAGGTCGGCGTCGAGCTGGTCCAGGATCGCCTGGGCGGTGCGCTCGTAGGGCCCGTCGGGGAACGACGGGTGGGGGTACGCCGCGCGGAGCAGGCGGACCAGGGCCGGCGCGAGGTCGGCGGCGGGCTCGGGGGTGGATGCGGACGCGGGATCTGACACGGAGGCCTCCGGGACGGGACGGTGTGACTGTCGTCACCGTAGGAGCGGGCGCGGTGTTGCACGAGGACCGTTCTCGCCGGCCGAGAACGCCGGGCCCGTGCGCCTCAGGCGGAGCGGTAGAAGCGGCCGATCCGGGAGGCGCAGGCCCGCAGGACCTGCTCGACGTCGGCGCGGCCGTGGGCCAGGACGGGGTCGGGCGCCGAGATGGCGACCGAGCCGACGAGGGCCCCGGCGACGCCCCTGACCGCGGCCGCGGCGCAGGTCGAGCCGGCCTGGAACTCGCCGAACTCCCAGGCGATGCCGCGCTCGGCGACCGTGTCGAGCTGGGCGTGCAGCTCGGCGTGCGTGGTGATGGTGCCGGGGCCGAACCGGGGCATCGGCTCCGGGTCGAGCAGCGCGGCGCGCTCCTCGTCGTCCATCCGGGCGAGCAGGATCTTGCCGAACGCCGTCGCGTGGGCCGCCTCGTGGAACCCGAAGTCGATGGGGGGCAGCCGCGGGTGGGCCGGGCTGTCGACGGTGAGGACGACCACGATCTGCGAGCCGCGGTGCACGGCGAGGTAGGCGGCGGTGCCGAGCTGCTGGTGCAGGGCGGTGACCTCGGCGCGCACCTGGCGCGAGACCCCGATCTGCTCGTGCAGCGAGACGCCGAGCGCGTGCAGCTTGTAGCCGAGCTCGAAGCGCTTCTCCTCGCGGATGTGCACGAGGTAGTCGCCGTCGAGCAGCTCGCGGACCAGCCGGTAGACCGTCGGCAGCGGGAGACCGGTGACGTCGGCGATCTCCTTGGCCGAGGCGCCGCCGCGGGCGGCCACGGCCTCGAGGATGTCGAAGGTGCGCGCGACCGAACCCGGACGCTGCTCCCCCGCCGTCGCCGACATGACGCTCATGTAACCACGCAGGTCACGGTGGCGTTCTCACCCGGTGAGAGACACCTCTGGCGGCGCCGACCCGGCCGCTGGCACAGTCGGGCGCATGATCCTGATCTGTGTGAAGTGGAAGATCAAGCCGGAGCACGCCGACAGCTGGCCCGAGCTGGCCCGCGAGTTCACCGAGGCGACCCGGGCCGAGCCCGGCAACCGCTTCTTCGACTGGTCGCGCAGTGTCGAGGACCCCACCGAGTACGTCCTGCTGGAGGCCTTCGACGACGACGCCGCCGGGCCGCACGTGCAGTCCGACCACTTCAAGAAGGCGCAGGCCGACCTCCCGCAGTACGTCGTGGAGACCCCCCAGATCCGCAACTGGCAGAACGAGCCCGACGAGTGGCACCGCCTCGGCGAGTTCGAGGTCTCCTGAGCCGCGGCCTCGCGGTGCCGCTCGCCGACGTCAGTCGAGCGGCACCCCGAACGGCCACTCCCAGCGCAGCGGCGTCACGACGACCGGCCACCGCGGGTCGCCGTCCCAGTCCACGTCGAGCCCGGCCTCGGTGAGCGCCTCGGCGAGGATCCGGCCGACCCGCTCCGCCGCGGCGTCGTCGGAGCGGTCGGCCCCGCCGTAGGTGAGCGTGACCTCGTCGGTCAGGATCGCGCGCGCCTCCTCCCGCGCCGTCGTCGCGACGTGGCCCAGCGGGCTCGACGCTGGCGTCCAGGTGTGGCCGGCGAGGAAGACCGCCACCCCGCGCCCGGGCAGGGTGGTGAGCGCGCGCAGCAGGGCCTGCGCACCCGGTGAGGCGCGGGGGACGAGCCGGCGGTGCTCGGCCACGACCTCCTCGACCAGGGCGACCGCCTCACCCTGGGTCGGCCGGCGCTCGCCGGGGAACCGGCGTCCGAAGTCGTCGGCGGTGACCAGGTCGAGGGCGACCCCGACCAGCCCGGCGTGGTCGTGGCGACCGGTGGCGGCCAGCACCAGGAGGTGCCGCGCCAGCCCCGAGCCCGGCGGGAGGCGCGCGTCGAGCACGGCGTGGCGCGCCGCGAGCGGCTCCTCGGCGCCGTCCGGGCCCACGACGACGGCCGTGGCCGGCGCCGTCGCCAGGACCGCCCCGACCCGCAGCCGCACCGGGACCGGCGTCCCGTCGAGCACCAGGTCGAGCTCGGCCCCGGGCTCGGCGAGGACGGCGCCCACCGCGGCGGCGCCGTCGTCGGTCACCTCCGCGTCGTCGCGCTCCTCGAAGCTGCGCAGCCAGCTCGTCCCGGTGAAGCGGCGGACGCCGTCGACGTGGCAGTAGACGTGGCGGCGCGCCACCGGGCGTCGCAGGGCGAACGACACGACGCGGTGCAGGTCGCCGAGGCTCGTCGCCGCGCCGACGCGGAGCCGGACGACGTCCACGCCGCCCAGCGCAGCGGTCAGCTCGACCCCCGCACCCTCCGGCAGCGTCGAGGGCAGGTCGACCGGCGCCCAGACCACCGCGGTGTCGTCGGTGCCGACGACGCCGAGGTGGTCCGACAGCGTCCGGATCACCCGGTGCCGCAGCGCCTCCGGGACCAGCAGCACGTGGCTGCCGCGCTCGAGCACCACGTCGTCGAGCAGGCCCAGCGACGCGAGCGCGTCGAGGGTGCGCATCACCTCGGCGGTCACCGGCGCGAGCCCGGCCGCGTCGTCGCCGAGCATGGCCTCCGCCATCTGGGTGACGACCGAGGCGGTCGACTCCTCCTCGTCGTCCTCGTCCTCGGCGAGCAGGTAGGACTCGTCGCAGCCGGCGACCAGGGCCACCGCGAGCGCCGCGGCGGCCGCGAGGGGGCGACGCTGGTCGTCGCTGCGCAGGGCCGCGTCGAACGCCGAGTCGACGGCCGCCCGCACCAGGCCCATCACGACCAGGTCGACCAGGTCGGCGGACGGCGGCGGGCACCCCCCGGCGTCACGGACCTCGCCGCGGGCCTCGAGGACCTGCCCGCCGCCGTCGACCCGGACCAGGCCGGTCTCGTGGAGGGCGTCGACCCAGAGGCGGAGGGCGACCGTGCCGTCCGCGAGGCCGACGAGCCGGGCGGCGGCGGACCGCGGGAGCGACGGCCCGGTCCCGAGGACGTCGAGCGTGGCGCGCAGGAAGCCCAGGAACGGGCGGGCCGCACCCGCACCCAGGACGTCGTGGGCGGACGGCACCGCCGCGAGCCCCGTCGCGAACGACTCGTCGACGGTGGGGCCCAGGGACCCGAGGCCGAGCGGTGGCTGGGTGCCCCACGTGGTGACGTCCCAGCAGTCCTGGACGGCGCGCTCGCTGCGCCGCCAGCGCTCGGTCCGGCGCAGGAAGAGCAGGTAGCGGACCAGCGTCATCAGGACCAGGTCGTAGTCGTCACCGGGGTCGATGCCGTCGCGGACCACGTCGCGCAGCAGCCAGCGCAGCAGCTCGGCCGTCGGGTCGTGCAGGTCGCCGCCGCCACGCTGGGCCCGGGCGAACAGCTCCCCCAGCACGCGGCCGGCGACCCGCGGCGGGGGTCCCTCGGGAAGGTCGGCGCCGGCGTACCAGCCCTCGAAGCGCGCGACGGTGAGGCCGGGGACCTGCGGGAGTGAGCGGGGCACCTCCCCGGCGTGCCCGGCCCGGCGGGGCACGACACCCGCGATTTCCGCGGAGTCGGTGCCCGCCGCCGCTACGGGACGACGGGCGCGACCGGGACCGGGCGGGCCCGCGCCAGCGGGGGCAGCGGCGTGGACCGGCCGGTCGTCTCCGCCGTGCAGCGACCCGTGCGCAGCTGCACCTCGTCGAGCGGGAAGACGTTGAGCAGCTCGGTGTCGGCGTCGAGGGCCGGGCACGGGACCCGCCGCTCGGCGCCCCTGCCGGTGCTCGTGCCGGAGGCGACGGCCAGCGGGTCGCCGTCCTGGTCGAAGAGCTGCACGTCCTGGAGCGGCAACCCCTGGGCGTCGTAGGCGAAGACGTTGGTCACCGCCTCGTCGTCGAGCTGGAGCCCCGGTCGCCGCTCGGACCGGGCGCCGTCGTTGAACCCGGGGCGGTAGCCGTCGTAGGGCTGCGCCTCGACGGCGTTGCCGGCCAGGTAGCCGGGCCACGGGACGCCGAAGGAGAGCATCGTGACGACGAGCCCGACGTTGACGGCGAGCGTGACGAGCCGGGTCGCCGGGTGCCGATGCCCGCCCGGTCCCGGCCCGGGCCGCCCGAGGCCGACCAGCACGCTGACCACGACCGCGGCGGCGAGCAGGACGGCACCCGTCGCCGGGTGCCCGAGGGAGGGCACCAGCGACAGCGGTTCGTGGTCCCCGGCGACCAGGTCCAGGAGGGTGACCGCGATCCAGGCGCGGGCGACCCACCAGACCGGGCGGAGCTCGCGGACGACGTCCCAGGTCGCGCGGCTCCACGCCCGCTCCTCGACCACGCGGTCGAACCGGGCGCGGCTCTGGTCGAGGAGGTCCTCGACGCCGGGCGGGCGTGGGACCCGCAGCCGGGCGCGACGACCCGCGTGCTCCGGCAGCCCGGCCGCGAGCCGGAGCTCGGCGGCGTAGGCCGCCGGGTCGCCGAGGTCGGTGCGGTTCGTCGGGTCGGCGAGGTGGTCGACGAGGTCGGCCTCGAGCCCACCCACCAGCTCCTCGCGCTCCTCCTCGCTCAGGTCGGACAGGTGGGCGCGCACCTGGGAGACGAACGAGGCGATGTCGGGCGTCGTGCGGTGCGGGGCGCGGGTGGTCACGGGTGGTCTCCCTCGGGTCGGGCCGGGTGGGGGTCGAGGCGGGGTTCGGAGCGGGGTCCGGGGCGGCGGTCGGGGTGCAGGAGCTCGGTCACGGTCTCGCTGAAGGTCGCCCAGTCCTTTGACTGGCGTTCGAGCTGGTCGCGGCCGGCGGGCGTCATCCCGTAGTACTTGCGGTGCGGCCCCTCGTCGGAGGGCACGACGTACGACGTGAGCGCGCCGGCGGCGTAGAGGCGACGCAGGGTGCCGTAGACCGAGGCGTCGCCGACCTCGGACAGCCCGCTCGCCCGCAACCGCCGGAGCACGTCGTAGCCGTACCCGTCCTCCTCCTCGACCACCGCCAGCACCGCGAGGTCGAGGACCCCCTTCAGCAGCTGCGTGGTGTCCATGCGAGCCACACTAGTGCGCGTTCCGCACTAGTGCGCGGAGGAAAGGTGCGCGTGTCGCGGACGACGCGGATCCCGTTCGCGACGACGCGGATCCCGGTCGCGTCGTCAGACGAGCGCGCGCAGCAGCGCCGTCACCAACACCGCGGCCGCCGCCGCGGCGAGCAGGGGCGCCCGGCAGAGCAGGAGGACGGTGGCGACGGCGACCCCAACGGCCTCGGCCCCGACGGCGAGCCGGCGACCGTCGGCGAGCAGTGCGGTGGCCACGAGGGCGGCGAGCAGGGCCGGCGCGAGCGCGGCGATCACCCCGGCACTCCACCCCGGGAGCGGCCGGTCGCCCACGACGGCGGGGCCGATCCCCTTGGTCACCACCGCGACGCCGACCAGCCCGGCGATCAGCAACCAGACCTGGGCCTCGGACAGGTTCATCCGTCCCCCCGTGCCGCGTCGTCGCCGGCGCCGTCGACGGGACCCGGTCGCGCCGCACCGAGCCCGAGCAGGGCCGCGGCGCCCGCCGCGAGGACCGGGACGCCGGGCGGGGCGAGGGGCACCAGCGCGATCGCGATACCCGCGCCGAGCGCGGCGACGACCCGGGCCCGGGGCTGGCGCAGCTCGGCGAGCAGGATCGCGACGAAGAAGGTCGGGAAGAGGGCGTCGAGCCCGAGCCGCTCGGTGTCGGCGAGGACGTCGCCGGAGAACGCCCCCACGACGGCACCGGTCGTCCAGGCGACGTACTGGGGCAGCGTGGTGCCGAACAGCAGCCCGCGGTCGAAGGTGCCGTCGCCCCGGTTGGCGAGCGCCCACGACGAGTCGACGACCGCCTGTCCCTCGACCGCGCGCCGCAGTCGTCCGCCGGTGAGGGACGGCGCGAGGGCGACCCCCATCGCGAGGAACCGCGAGTGCATGAGCGCCGCCGCGGACAGCGCGGCCGGGATGCTGCCGCCGCCGGCCACGATCGTGAGCGCGGTGAACTGGGCGGAGCCGGCGAAGACGAGCGCCGAGGTGACGACGGCCTGGAGCGGGGTGAAGCCGGCGTTGACGGCCAGCACGCTGAAGGAGAGCGCGAGCACCAGCGCGACCGCGCCGTACGGCATCCCGAGGCGGACGCCGCGGCGGAAGGAGTCGGCGTCCACCCGCCCACCGTAGGAGCGAGGCCGGCCGGTCGAGCGGCGGGGTCAGCCGAGCAGCACGCCGGCCAGCGCCTGCTCGGCCGCGCCGAGCGCGGCGGCGCCGAGCCCGAGCGTGCTCAGCCGGAGCTCGGGGCGGCGACGGGTGGGCGGGTCGAGGCGGGCGTCGAGCGCGGCGCGGGCGTGGTCGAGGACGAGGTCGCCCAGCGGCACGAAGTAGCCGCCGAGGACGACCACCTCGGGGTCCAGGACGCTGGTCAGCGTGGCCAGCCCCAGCCCGAGGTCGCGACCCACCCGGGCCAGGACCTCCTGCGCTGCGGCGTCGTGGGCGGCCCGCGCCGCGACCGCCTCCCCGGTGGCGGTGGGGGTGCCCAGCTCCTCCATCCCCAGGGACCGCAGCACGGCGTGCAGGCCCACCGAGGCCTCCCAGCAGCCGCGGCGTCCGCACCCGCACAGCGCCGTCGGGTCGCCGACCGCCACGTGCCCGGCCTCGCCGGCGAAACCCGTCGCCCCCTGCACGAGCACGCCGCCGGCGACGATCCCGACGCCGATGCCGACGGTGCCGGTCACGTAGAGGGCGTGGTCGACGCCGCGAGCGACGCCGTGGTGGACCTCGGCGTAGGCCGCACAGTTGGCGTCGTTGACGACCCGGACGTCGGAGTCCGGGAGCACCCCGGCCAGCGCGTCGGCCAGCTCGGGACCCGACAGCGTCAGGTTCGGCGCCCACGCGACGGTGCGGTCGTCGCCGTGCACCAGGGCCGGCACGGCGGCGGTGACCCCGACGAACCGGTCCGCGCCGTACCGGTCCCGCAGCTCGCGCGTCGTTGCGAGGAGCGCCTCGACCCGGTCGGTCGCGACCGGGCGCGACTCGCTGAGGACGACCTCCCCGGCGAGGTCGAGGACGACCGCGGTCACGTAGTCGACGTTGAGGTCGAGGCCGAGGCCGAGGTGGCGGCCCGGGCGCAGCGCCACCGGTCGGCCGGGACGCCCGCGGACCGGCACCCGGTCCTCGCCGGTCCGGCCGTCACCGGTCGGGTCGAGCCCGACCGTCCCGTCGGCCTCGAGGCCGGCGACGATCACCCCGATCGTCGGCTTCGACAGCCCGGTCGCCACGGCCAGCTCCGCCCGGGAGGTGGGACCGAGGCGGCGCAGGGTGCGCACCACCAGCGCGGTGTGCCGGCGGCGGAGCTGCTCGGTCCCGGTCGTCATCGGCCGCTCACCGCCGGGCTCCCCGGGTCGACCGCGGCCGGCAGGGTCCCATCACTCAGCCCGGGCGCCGCGCGGTCGCGCGGGTCACGTCCAGGAGGCGGTGCGCTCACGCAGGTCGGCGTAGGTCGCGCGCACCTGCGGGTCGGGCTCGGCCTCGAGCACCTCGGCCTCCGGCCCGGCCCAGGTCGGCGGGGCGTCGCTGCCGGCCAGCGCCCAGGCGGCCTGCCGGGCGGCGCCGAGGGCGACGTACTCCCCCGGCGGCACGACGGTCACGGGCCGGCCGAGCACGGCCGGCGCGAGCGCCCGCACGGCGCGGCTGCGGGCCGCCCCGCCCACCAGGAGCACCCGGCGCGGCTCGACGCCGGTCGCGGCGACGACCTGGTCGACGGCGTCCGCGAGCGAGCAGAGCAGGGCGGTGTAGGCGGCGCGCGCGAGGTCGGCGCGGGTCGTGCGCGGGGTCAGGCCGGTCCAGGTGCCGGTCGCGGTGGGGCGGTAGGGGCTGCGCTCGCCGCCGTAGTAGGGCGACAGGACCACGCCGCCGGCGTCCGGCGTCGACTCGAGGGCGAGGTCGGCGAGGCCGTCGTGGTCGACGCCCAGCCACTGCGCCTGCAGGTCGAGGATCCCGGCGGCGTTCATCGTGGTGACCATCGGCAGGAAGCCGCCCGCGGCGTCGGCGAAGCCGGTGACGACGCCGGTGCCGTCGGCGACGGGGCGGGCGCTGACGGCCGAGGCGACCCCGGAGGTGCCGAGCGAGACCAGGACGTCGTCCGGCCCGAGGGCCATGCCGAGCGCGGCGGCCATGTTGTCGCCGGTGCCGGCGGAGACGACCGCCCCGTCGGGGGTGTGGGCCGCGACGCCGCCAGGGGCCACCAGGCGGGGCAGGTCGGGCTCGTGGCCGAGCGCGGCGGCGGCGAGGTCGGGGCGCCAACGGCCCTCGGCGGTGGCGAAGTAGCCGGTGCCGGACGCGTCGCCGCGGTCGGTGAAGGGGTCGGTGCCGGGGGCGCTGAGGTGCCGGGCGACCAGGTCGTGGGGGAGCAGCACCCGGGCGACGCGCGCGGCCCGCTCGGGCTCGTGGTCGCGCAGCCAGCGCAGCTTGGTCACCGTGAACGAGGCGACCAGGACGCTGCCGATCGCGTCGGCGCAGGCCTGCGGTCCGCCCATCTCGGCGACCAGGTCGGCGGCGGCCCCGGCCGAGCGGGTGTCGTTCCAGAGCAGCGCGTCGCGCACCGGCCGGTCCTCGGCGTCGAGCGCGACCATGCCGTGCTGCTGGCCGCCCACGCCGACGGCGGCGACGTCGCGCAGCTGCGCGGGCGGCAGCGCGGCGAGGACCTCGTCGACGGCCGCGAGCCAGGCCTGCGGGTCGACCTCGGTGCCGGCCGGGTGCCGGACGGCGCGCTGGGCCACGACCGTGCCGTCGTCGGCGTCGACGAGCAGCGCCTTCACCGACTGGGTGGACGTGTCGATACCGAGGGCGAGCGTCATGCCTGCATTAAGTACGACTGTCGTACTAATGTCAATGGCCAACGACCGATCGTGCCACCGCCCGGCGTCCGACCGCCCGACTTTTGGCTGAATGCGGACAGAACTCGGGGTGTTCAGGGGGCGAAAGTTCTACCCCGAAGGGGACTTGCCATGATTTACTGGCCCCATGTCCACGAGCCCCCACACCAGCGGGGTTCAGGCACTCCCGACCACTCCAGCACCCGCCCCCCTCGGGGGCGGTGAGCTGCTCGGACTGATGCTCGACGGCCGGCCCCGCACCCGCGCCGACCTGATCGAGCTGACCGGTCTGGCCCGCTCCACGGTGGCCGGCCGGATCGAGGGGCTGCTCTCGGTCGGCCTCCTGCTGCCCTCGGGCCAGAGCCGGTCGACCGGCGGCCGACCGCCCACCCGCTTCGCCTTCAACCCCGCCGCCCGGCTGGTGCTCGCCGCCGACTTCGGGGTCACGCACGGACGGGCCGCGCTGACCGACCTCACCGCCACCGTGATCGCCGAGGAGGTCAGCGACCTCGACATCGCCGACGGTCCCGAGACCACGCTCGGCTGGCTCGTCGAGGCGACCGACCGGCTCCTCGAGCGCACCGGCCGCACGCGCGCCGACCTCGCGGGCGTCGGCATCGGGCTCCCCGGGC
It encodes the following:
- a CDS encoding ROK family transcriptional regulator; its protein translation is MTTGTEQLRRRHTALVVRTLRRLGPTSRAELAVATGLSKPTIGVIVAGLEADGTVGLDPTGDGRTGEDRVPVRGRPGRPVALRPGRHLGLGLDLNVDYVTAVVLDLAGEVVLSESRPVATDRVEALLATTRELRDRYGADRFVGVTAAVPALVHGDDRTVAWAPNLTLSGPELADALAGVLPDSDVRVVNDANCAAYAEVHHGVARGVDHALYVTGTVGIGVGIVAGGVLVQGATGFAGEAGHVAVGDPTALCGCGRRGCWEASVGLHAVLRSLGMEELGTPTATGEAVAARAAHDAAAQEVLARVGRDLGLGLATLTSVLDPEVVVLGGYFVPLGDLVLDHARAALDARLDPPTRRRPELRLSTLGLGAAALGAAEQALAGVLLG
- the xylB gene encoding xylulokinase, whose amino-acid sequence is MTLALGIDTSTQSVKALLVDADDGTVVAQRAVRHPAGTEVDPQAWLAAVDEVLAALPPAQLRDVAAVGVGGQQHGMVALDAEDRPVRDALLWNDTRSAGAAADLVAEMGGPQACADAIGSVLVASFTVTKLRWLRDHEPERAARVARVLLPHDLVARHLSAPGTDPFTDRGDASGTGYFATAEGRWRPDLAAAALGHEPDLPRLVAPGGVAAHTPDGAVVSAGTGDNMAAALGMALGPDDVLVSLGTSGVASAVSARPVADGTGVVTGFADAAGGFLPMVTTMNAAGILDLQAQWLGVDHDGLADLALESTPDAGGVVLSPYYGGERSPYRPTATGTWTGLTPRTTRADLARAAYTALLCSLADAVDQVVAATGVEPRRVLLVGGAARSRAVRALAPAVLGRPVTVVPPGEYVALGAARQAAWALAGSDAPPTWAGPEAEVLEAEPDPQVRATYADLRERTASWT